In one window of Thunnus thynnus chromosome 23, fThuThy2.1, whole genome shotgun sequence DNA:
- the nudt5 gene encoding ADP-sugar pyrophosphatase isoform X2, which yields MSNFEEPKATTSAHIVKEELLASGKWVKLEKTTYVDPAGNTRVWETAKRTTRQTNTEADGVGIIALLKRTLHKDCVVMVKQFRPPLGCCSLEFPAGLIDEGESAEAAALRELKEETGYKGEVVGVTPVTCLDPGLSNCTTQIVMVNINGDEVENINPTQQLGDGEFVEVILLPLDEFQLKIDELLKKEKIVVDSKVYIFAMGMVQAFFKPRELPVLKQ from the exons atgagcaatTTCGAGGAACCCAAAGCGACTACTTCTGCACACATAGTGAAAGAAGAG CTCTTGGCATCAGGAAAATGGGTGAAGCTGGAGAAGACGACATATGTGGACCCTGCTGGAAACACCAG AGTCTGGGAGACTGCGAAGAGGACGACAAGGCAAACCAACACAGAAGCAGATG GTGTGGGAATCATCGCCCTGCTGAAACGGACGCTGCACAAAGACTGCGTAGTGATGGTGAAGCAGTTTCGTCCTCCTCTGGGATGCTGTTCTCTGGAGTTTCCTGCAG GATTGATTGACGAGGGGGAGAGCGCAGAGGCGGCTGCACTGAGGGAGCTGAAAGAAGAAACCGGCTACAAAGGGGAAGTAGTAGGAGTCACTCCAG TGACCTGTTTGGACCCTGGTTTATCTAACTGCACCACTCAGATTGTCATGGTCAACATCAATGGAGACGAAGTGGAGAATATCAACCCGACACAACAGCTGG GTGATGGAG AATTTGTGGAAGTCATCCTTTTACCTCTGGATGAATTCCAGTTGAAAATAGACG AGCtgctgaagaaagaaaaaatcgTGGTGGACTCTAAAGTTTACATCTTCGCCATGGGGATGGTGCAGGCTTTCTTCAAGCCGAGGGAGCTCCCTGTGCTCAAGCAGTGA
- the nudt5 gene encoding ADP-sugar pyrophosphatase isoform X1, producing the protein MSNFEEPKATTSAHIVKEELLASGKWVKLEKTTYVDPAGNTRVWETAKRTTRQTNTEADGVGIIALLKRTLHKDCVVMVKQFRPPLGCCSLEFPAGLIDEGESAEAAALRELKEETGYKGEVVGVTPVTCLDPGLSNCTTQIVMVNINGDEVENINPTQQLGEKTDSHSFTHWAKNIFKLLCLTSKPLLLTAPS; encoded by the exons atgagcaatTTCGAGGAACCCAAAGCGACTACTTCTGCACACATAGTGAAAGAAGAG CTCTTGGCATCAGGAAAATGGGTGAAGCTGGAGAAGACGACATATGTGGACCCTGCTGGAAACACCAG AGTCTGGGAGACTGCGAAGAGGACGACAAGGCAAACCAACACAGAAGCAGATG GTGTGGGAATCATCGCCCTGCTGAAACGGACGCTGCACAAAGACTGCGTAGTGATGGTGAAGCAGTTTCGTCCTCCTCTGGGATGCTGTTCTCTGGAGTTTCCTGCAG GATTGATTGACGAGGGGGAGAGCGCAGAGGCGGCTGCACTGAGGGAGCTGAAAGAAGAAACCGGCTACAAAGGGGAAGTAGTAGGAGTCACTCCAG TGACCTGTTTGGACCCTGGTTTATCTAACTGCACCACTCAGATTGTCATGGTCAACATCAATGGAGACGAAGTGGAGAATATCAACCCGACACAACAGCTGGGTGAGAAGACAGACAGTCACTCTTTCACTCATTGGGCCAAGAACATTTTCAAACTCTTATGTTTAACCTCTAAACCCCTCTTGCTCACTGCACCTTCTTAA
- the cdc123 gene encoding translation initiation factor eIF2 assembly protein — protein MKKEQVVNCQFSVWYPIFKKHTIKSVILPLPQNVIDYLLDDGTLVVSGSDHNTQQTNTNNSDSDAEEDIQWSDDETTTTVTAPEFPEFTSKVLEAINALGGRVFPKLNWSAPRDANWIALNSSLQCCSLSEIFLLFKSSDFITHDLTQPFLQCSDQDSPDPVINYELVLRKWSELIPGGEFRCFVKENKLIAISQRDYTQYYQHILKQEEQICHAVQEFFSKHIQYNFLDEDFVFDVYRDSQGKVWLIDVNPFGEVTDSLLFSWEELTSGGEIAQQQEGPAFRYTNSEVTVQPSPCLSYRIPRDFVDLSTGEDAYKLIDFLKLTKSQQEESEDEEEEENAPQ, from the exons ATGAAGAAGGAGCAAGTTGTCAACTGTCAGTTTTCGGTCTGGTACCCGATATTCAAGAAACATACGATAAAAAG TGTAATTCTCCCACTGCCTCAGAATGTAATAGACTATTTACTGGACGATGGGACACTGGTAGTCTCTGGGag TGACCATAACACGCAGCAGACAAACACTAACAACAGCGACTCTGATGCAGAGGAAGACATTCAG TGGTCAGATGATGAAACAACCACCACTGTCACA GCTCCCGAGTTCCCAGAATTCACCTCTAAAGTACTGGAGGCCATAAACGCTCTAGGTGGACGAGTCTTTCCCAAACTCAACTGGAGCGCTCCGCGG GATGCCAACTGGATTGCGCTGAACAGCTCCCTGCAGTGTTGCAGTCTCAGTGAAATATTTCTGCTCTTCAAAAGTTCAGACTTTATCACCCACGACCTCACACAGCC ATTCCTCCAATGTAGTGACCAAGATTCCCCAGATCCAGTCATAAACTATGAG CTGGTCCTGAGGAAGTGGAGTGAGCTGATTCCCGGCGGAGAGTTCCGCTGCTTcgtcaaagaaaacaaactgatcG CGATCTCCCAGAGAGACTACACTCAGTATTACCAGCACATCTTGAAACAGGAGGAGCAGATCTGTCACGCTGTGCAGGAGTTCTTCAGCAAGCACATCCAATACAACTTCCTGGACGAAGACT TTGTGTTCGATGTCTACAGAGATAGTCAG GGGAAGGTGTGGCTGATTGACGTGAACCCGTTCGGCGAAGTGACAGACTCTCTGCTGTTCAGCTGGGAGGAGCTGACGTCTGGCGGGGAAATCGCCCAGCAGCAG gaAGGCCCGGCATTCCGCTACACCAACAGCGAGGTGACGGTGCAGCCCAGTCCCTGCCTGAGCTACAGAATCCCACGCGACTTTGTTGACCTCTCCACCGGAGAAGACGCTTACAAACTCATCGACTTCCTTAAACTG ACCAAAAGCCAACAGGAAGAGTCTGAGgacgaggaagaagaggagaacgCTCCGCAGTGA